A single genomic interval of Helianthus annuus cultivar XRQ/B chromosome 13, HanXRQr2.0-SUNRISE, whole genome shotgun sequence harbors:
- the LOC110899656 gene encoding O-fucosyltransferase 29, with product MGIAKSWRYSGKVLIFANNHHHNHKISKKDKILKGQHHHCVIWPPETAVVGGGGQRRRISWTVVCGVLLFVLGLVSFFTGHVASDLEWCSHRLVKRRLWKKKVGRFSAVRVDIWKSDFSKFYYGCSERSPYYAPPTHQRLSNGYLLIAASGGLNQQRTGITDAVVVARILNATLVIPELDHHSYWKDNSDFANIFDVDWFISFLAKDVPVVKRVPDKFMRSLEKPPYTMRVPRKSEPQFYLDEVLPILVKRRVLQLTKFDYRLANDLDEELQRLRCRVNYHALRFTKPIQNLGQKIVMEMRKMAPRFIAIHLRFEPDMLAFSGCYYGGGDKERSELGEIRKRWATLPETSPDGERKRGKCPLTPHEVGLMLRALGFENNTYLYVASGEIYGGDETLKPLRELFPNFYTKETLASEALEPFLPYSSRLAAIDYIVCDESDVFVTNNNGNMAKILAGRRRYMGHKRTIRPNAKKLNALFLKRDKIPWESFAKKVKAAQQGFLGEPDEMKTGRGEFHEYPSTCICKKPFKFSDLDINYNKSQNLTKLPFNPEAETEYGRNEEDQGVHNVQSLVTMEKKGGVDFLVD from the exons ATGGGTATAGCGAAATCTTGGAGATACAGTGGAAAAGTTTTGATCTTTGctaataatcatcatcataaccACAAGATTAGTAAAAAAGACAAGATTTTGAAGGGTCAGCATCATCATTGTGTGATATGGCCGCCGGAGACggcggtggtcggtggtggtGGACAGCGGCGGCGGATCTCGTGGACGGTGGTTTGTGGGGTGTTGTTGTTTGTTCTTGGGTTGGTGTCTTTTTTTACTGGTCATGTTGCTTCTGATCTTGAGTGGTGTTCTCATAGACTTGTTAAAAGGCGGCTGTGGAAGAAGAAAGTG GGCCGATTTAGTGCTGTACGAGTTGACATATGGAAATCCGACTTCTCGAAATTCTACTATGGATGCAGCGAGAGAAGCCCTTATTATGCAC CTCCTACACATCAACGGCTTTCGAACGGTTATCTACTAATTGCCGCAAGTGGTGGGTTGAACCAACAAAGAACAGGG ATTACCGATGCTGTAGTCGTTGCACGTATTCTAAACGCTACTTTAGTCATTCCCGAGTTGGATCATCACTCATATTGGAAAGACAACAG CGATTTTGCCAACATATTTGATGTCGATTGGTTCATATCTTTTCTCGCAAAGGATGTGCCTGTTGTCAAAAGAGTCCCGGACAAATTTATGAGATCACTTGAAAAACCACCGTACACAATGCGGGTCCCAAGGAAATCGGAACCCCAATTTTACCTTGATGAAGTACTGCCAATACTCGTGAAGAGACGA GTTCTTCAGTTAACAAAGTTTGATTATAGGCTTGCTAATGACCTTGATGAAGAGCTACAACGGCTGCGTTGTCGGGTCAATTATCACGCTTTACGATTTACTAAACCAATACAAAATCTTGGACAGAAAATCGTTATGGAAATGAGGAAGATGGCTCCTCGCTTCATTGCTATTCACTTGAG GTTTGAGCCCGATATGCTTGCATTTTCGGGTTGTTACTATGGTGGTGGTGATAAGGAAAGAAGCGAGCTCGGTGAAATCAGGAAAAGATGGGCAACATTACCC gaAACAAGTCCTGATGGAGAGCGGAAACGAGGAAAATGTCCTCTTACGCCTCATGAAGTAGGCTTAATGCTCCGGGCGcttggttttgaaaataacacGTATCTTTATGTTGCATCGGGTGAAATATATGGCGGGGACGAAACTTTAAAGCCTCTAAGGGAACTGTTTCCAAATTTTTACACAAAGGAAACGCTTGCCAGTGAGGCTCTTGAACCGTTTCTTCCGTATTCTTCGCGGCTTGCTGCCATTGACTATATTGTTTGTGATGAAAGCGATGTTTTCGTCACCAACAATAATGGGAACATGGCGAAAATTCTTGCGGGTCGAAG GAGGTACATGGGGCATAAGAGAACCATTCGTCCAAATGCGAAAAAGCTAAATGCATTGTTTCTCAAACGCGATAAGATACCATGGGAATCGTTTGCTAAAAAGGTTAAAGCCGCCCAACAAGGATTCTTAGGCGAACCGGACGAGATGAAAACCGGGCGCGGTGAATTCCACGAGTACCCTTCAACTTGCATTTGCAAAAAGCCCTTCAAGTTTTCCGATCTCGACATCAACTACAACAAAAGCCAAAACCTCACAAAACTGCCCTTTAACCCCGAAGCAGAAACCGAATACGGACGCAACGAAGAGGATCAAGGTGTGCATAATGTGCAAAGCTTAGTCACAATGGAGAAAAAGGGTGGTGTTGACTTTTTGGTTGACTAA
- the LOC118485889 gene encoding uncharacterized protein LOC118485889, with the protein MSEEHQEVAVTEEGPVPILRWDLGLFEQIVRSFRFPPEWDARYPAQGQTAADAPPGYITLYEDFFLQGNFRLPATNFLGSILSYYNFHISQMSPPGMVRVRHFEFLCHSHGVEPSVDKFRAFYQLQRTMGFFSFASRGAEKKILLNPPKSFHDWKPKFFFIREEVLPIAMPFRDWTEAIPKEDLPIPKTARWYQQLTPTPNRVFGENVLVAAKMSDQWLPSSREVPVLKIGDQEAQLYQAAFSTFGGSMGVRPLRDDEESWYDQIKGNFMFPAADAFASPPTATEGAQYPKPRPLRSVTLAGKETLYLSSEESVGSSSGELSSWSKIFAGLSRVAKGKTGAGGSKSSGSAGSRNPEAGATPSFPEDDEAEEEDAGAQLIGRKRGRSEATTGVASAPTSVVIPVVGKTSKLRSLYKFSPEIKKKTPEKGVTFSEAAAKMPKITVKSTDTAAQDAAKAAEAQRKVEEDRKREEEKKKVAEKKRKDEEERKRKEEEKKKEEERKKKAEEERVAEAAKKRALEELEKKKAMEQPVNVQGPEVTNPTHSAPVITSKGAGRHASSSASSGGAGGFNPNVVGAKDTVGDIYYKTYNEEEHGDAPHQAPWSLKQKDTFHEFAPCREWFLNSFTPAEVNRQRAKPHEMLYRTFILGEANARAANHQIVREWRTMVRERADWEAYRERSLKRIAEFEKSKAALGEERAKFEADKRAEAWGREGLQKKLHNVEEQLAKEKADFKRICAQDNERAYAARQKIVDLEAKVADLTSKVEEAQGEKAAKQQVEVELSEVKLQLSSKDRDLHAKDAEIAELKRRLNEQIDRCESLEIDLEAERVKAATAEEARAVSTAALNVAQTNYSEAQGIVDTLVSEAEWMRTRGVVLVSAFVLCFFLLVANSILNAGELDRSVAALTDAARAVGHRGGYLECADHVEQMLGQEFDISHCSVTEHADAALASAENSYDNLSLPIMELVVESLKKDDWCQRLKAVLDPPVTVELSDEEPAGDDGGDGDDDGNDDDGEDDGDDGDDRRDE; encoded by the exons ATGAGTGAAGAACATCAGGAGGTTGCTGTTACTGAGGAAGGACCAGTTCCTATCCTCAGATGGGATTTAGGGCTTTTCGAACAAATCGTTCGTAGTTTCCGattcccaccggagtgggatgcccggtatccggctcagggccaGACCGCGGCTGATGCACCACCCGGTTACATTACCCTGTATGAAGACTTCTTTCTTCAGGGTAATTTCCGACTGCCGGCGACCAACTTCCTAGGGAGTATCCTTTCTTACTACAATTTCCATATATCTCAGATGAGCCCTCCCGGGATGGTGAGGGTACGACACTTTGAATTTTTGTGCCATTCCCATGGCGTCGAGCCATCGGTAGATAAGTTTCGTGCTTTCTACCAGTTGCAGAGAACGATGGGGTTCTTCTCGTTTGCAAGCCGGGGCGCGGAAAAGAAGATCTTGTTGAATCCTCCTAAGAGTTTCCACGACTGGAAACCCAAGTTCTTCTTCATCAGGGAAGAAGTCTTGCCGATTGCCATGCCCTTTAGGGACTGGACCGAGGCCATACCGAAGGAAGATCTTCCCATCCCAAAAACTGCTCGGTGGTACCAGCAGCTAACCCCAACCCCAAATCGGGTGTTTGGGGAAAATGTGTTAGTTGCTGCtaagatgagtgaccagtggttACCTAGCAGCAGGGAGGTTCCGGTTTTGAAGATCGGCGATCAAG AAGCGCAACTCTATCAAGCTGCCTTCTCGACATTTGGTGGCTCCATGGGCGTTCGCCCATTGCGCGATGATGAGGaaagctggtatgaccagattaaaGGCAATTTCATGTTTCCAGCTGCTGATGCCTTCGCTTCGCCGCCCACCgctactgaaggtgcgcaatacCCTAAACCTCGTCCTTTGCGCTCTGTTACTCTTGCTGGGAAAGAGActctctatctttccagcgaggagtcggTAGGTTCTTCCAGCGGAGAGCTAAGTTCCTGGTCtaaaatctttgcag GCTTGTCACGTGTAGCTAAGGGAAAAACTGGTGCTGGTGGGTCGAAAAGCTcggggagcgcgggttctcgtaaccctgaAGCTGGCGCGACTCCATCTTTTCCTGAAGATGACGAAGCTGAAGAAGAAGATGCTGGTGCCCAGCTTATTGGGCGGAAGAGGGGTAGGAGCGAAGCCACGACTGGTGTGGCTTCCGCCCCTACATCTGTTGTGATTCCCGTGGTTGGGAAAACGAGCAAGCTGCGCTCGTTATACAAATTTTCTCCTG aaatcaagaagaagacccctgagaagggtGTCACGTTCAGTGAGGCTGCGGCGAAAATGCCCAAGATTACCGTCAAGTCCACTGACACTGCTGCTCAGGATGCCGCGAAGGCTGCTGAGGCGCAGCGAAAGGTGGAGGAGGATCGGAAGAGAGAGGAAGAGAAGAAGAAGGTTGCCGAGAAGAAGAGGAAGGATGAAGAAGAAAGGAAGAGGAAGGAGGAGGAGAAAAAGAAAGAGGAGGAGAGGAAAAAGAAGGCGGAGGAGGAGAGGGTGGCCGAAGCGGCGAAGAAGAGGGCCCTTGAGGAGTTGGAAAAAAAGAAGGCCATGGAGCAGCCTGTTAATGTTCAAGGCCCTGAGGTTACGAACCCTACCCACTCCGCTCCTGTCATTACTTCTAAGGGTGCGGGTCGACATGCTTCAAGCAGCGCAAGCTCTGGTGGTGCTGGGGGTTTTAACCCAAACGTGGTCGGGGCGAAGGATACCGTCGGCGATATCTACTATAAAACTTACAATGAAGAAGAACACGGCGATGCTCCTCACCAAGCCCCTTGGAGCTTAAAGCAAAAAGATACATTTCATGAATTCGCCCCTTGCCGCGAGTGGTTTTTGAATTCGTTTACCCCTGCAGAAGTTAACCGGCAAAGGGCGAAACCCCACGAAATGTTATACCGCACCTTTATACTTGGAGAGGCCAACGCTCGTGCTGCCAATCACCAGATAGTCCGTGAATGGCGAACTATGGTTAGAGAGCGCGCCGACTGGGAGGCTTATCGTGAGCGCTCGTTAAAGCGAATAGCTGAGTTTGAAAAGTCTAAGGCTGCTCTTGGTGAGGAGAGAGCTAAATTTGAAGCCGATAAGAGGGCCGAAGCATGGGGCCGCGAGGGTCTGCAAAAGAAACTTCATAATGTTGAagagcaactggccaaggagaaggccgatTTTAAACGTATTTGTGCCCAAGACAACGAGCGCGCCTATGCGGCTCGACAGAAGATAGTTGATCTTGAGGCTAAAGTTGCTGACTTGACCTCGAAGGTAGAGGAGGCGCAGGGAGAGAAGGCTGCCAAACAGCAGGTGGAG GTTGAATTGTCTGAGGTCAAACTACAGCTGTCCAGCAAGGACAGAGATCTCCACGCCAAGGACGCTGAGATTGCGGAGCTCAAACGTCGCTTAAACGAGCAAATTGACAGATGCGAGTCGTTGGAGATCGACCTGGAAGCCGAGAGGGTTAAGGCTGCTACGgctgaggaggcgcgtgctgtTAGCACTGCTGCGCTGAATGTGGCCCAAACCAACTACTCCGAGGCTCAAGGCATCGTCGATACGCTTGTCTCAGAAGCTGAAtggatgcgcactcgtggagtagTGCTGGTAAGTGCCTTTGTCTTATGCTTTTTCTTGTTA gttgccaactccatccTGAATGCGGGCGAGCTAGACCGCTCCGTAGCGGCTCTGACAGATGCGGCGCGTGCGGTGGGTCATCGGGGAGGCTACCTGGAGTGTGCCGATCACGTTGAGCAGATGCTTGGGCAGGAATTTGACATAAGTCATTGCTCAGTGACGGAACATGCTGATGCTGCACTGGCAAGTGCTGAAAACTCCTATGACAACCTTTCCTTGCCTAtcatggagttggttgttgaatcgttgaagaaagacgactggtgccAGCGTCTTAAGGCAGTCCTCGATCCACCAGTTACCGTCGAGTTGTCCGACGAAGAGCCAGCTGGTGATGATGGCggcgatggtgatgatgatggcaacgatgatgatggtgaagatgACGGGGATGATGGTGATGATCGACGCGAtgaatag